Proteins from a single region of Antechinus flavipes isolate AdamAnt ecotype Samford, QLD, Australia chromosome 2, AdamAnt_v2, whole genome shotgun sequence:
- the CFAP20 gene encoding cilia- and flagella-associated protein 20: MFKNTFQSGFLSILYSIGSKPLQIWDKKVRNGHIKRITDNDIQSLVLEIEGTNVSTTYITCPADPKKTLGIKLPFLVMIIKNLKKYFTFEVQVLDDKNVRRRFRASNYQSTTRVKPFICTMPMRLDDGWNQIQFNLSDFTRRAYGTNYIETLRVQIHANCRIRRVYFSDRLYSEDELPAEFKLYLPVQNKAKVS; encoded by the exons ATGTTCAAGAACACGTTCCAGAGCGGCTTCCTCTCCATTCTCTATAGCATCGGAAGCAAACCCTTGCAGATCTGGGACAAGAAG GTGCGGAATGGCCACATCAAAAGAATCACGGATAACGACATCCAGTCCCTGGTGCTAGAGATTGAAGGGACAAATGTCAG CACTACGTATATCACATGCCCTGCGGACCCAAAGAAGACGCTGGGCATCAAACTTCCCTTCCTGGTCATGATCATCAAAAACTTGAAGAAGTACTTCACTTTTGAAGTGCAG GTCCTCGATGACAAGAACGTGCGTCGACGGTTCCGGGCCAGTAACTACCAGAGCACCACTCGTGTCAAGCCCTTCATCTGCACCATGCCCATGCGGCTGGATGACGGCTGGAACCAGATCCAGTTCAATCTGTCTGACTTCACCCGGAGGGCGTACGGCACAAACTACATAGAGACCCTCAGGGTGCAG ATCCACGCGAACTGTCGCATCCGGCGAGTTTACTTCTCAGACAGACTCTACTCAGAGGATGAGCTGCCGGCTGAGTTCAAGCTCTATCTCCCAGTTCAGAACAAGGCGAAGGTGAGCTAG